One stretch of Lacimicrobium alkaliphilum DNA includes these proteins:
- a CDS encoding threonine aldolase family protein, whose translation MPVMKNTPQQAYTAAFAACPLRLHRHRPQSLKLTLEQIADDTGIAENADYYGQGKLIEDFEQQVARLLGKTSGLFLPSGTLAQPMALKIWADAVSNANIALHPTSHLILHEQSGYEALWHLKGHLWGQSDNLPTLSELQELTRTQPLSSVLMELPLREIGGQLPDWDDVVEQCHWARSQGIKLHLDGARLWQCPAAWNKNLAGIATLFDSVYVSFYKDLGGMAGAMLLGDATFIDQARIWQRRAGANLHTLAPYVISARAGLEKHLPQMPQRHEQAKWLAKQLNALPGVHTWPEIPDTSMFRLRLRCKPEVFFRLACHWIDEHQIGLIPPPYAVSEYEICSEISIGDGFNALPAAQWQQWLEKFSKEVLAGCQL comes from the coding sequence ATGCCTGTTATGAAAAACACCCCACAACAAGCCTATACAGCCGCCTTTGCCGCTTGCCCGTTGCGGTTGCATCGCCACAGACCACAGAGCCTGAAACTGACCTTAGAGCAGATAGCCGACGACACCGGCATTGCCGAAAACGCCGATTATTACGGTCAGGGTAAGCTGATAGAAGATTTTGAGCAACAGGTTGCCAGACTGCTTGGCAAAACCTCGGGGCTGTTTCTGCCCAGTGGCACCCTGGCCCAGCCGATGGCCCTTAAGATCTGGGCCGACGCTGTGAGTAATGCCAATATCGCCCTGCATCCCACCAGCCATCTGATTTTGCATGAGCAAAGCGGATATGAAGCACTATGGCATTTAAAAGGGCACTTATGGGGCCAAAGTGACAATCTGCCCACACTTTCTGAGCTACAGGAGCTGACCAGGACACAACCGCTATCGTCAGTTTTAATGGAACTGCCACTGCGCGAAATTGGCGGCCAGTTACCTGATTGGGATGACGTCGTCGAACAGTGCCACTGGGCTCGCAGCCAGGGCATTAAACTGCATCTGGACGGCGCCAGATTATGGCAATGCCCTGCAGCCTGGAACAAAAACCTGGCGGGAATCGCCACATTGTTTGATTCAGTGTATGTGAGTTTTTATAAGGACTTAGGCGGCATGGCCGGTGCCATGCTGCTCGGTGATGCTACATTTATCGACCAGGCGCGGATCTGGCAGCGCCGCGCGGGCGCTAATCTGCACACCTTAGCCCCTTATGTGATCTCTGCCAGAGCCGGTCTGGAGAAGCATTTACCACAAATGCCACAGCGCCACGAGCAGGCTAAATGGCTGGCAAAACAGCTCAACGCACTGCCTGGCGTGCATACCTGGCCTGAGATCCCTGATACCAGCATGTTCAGGCTCAGACTGCGCTGCAAGCCAGAGGTATTTTTCAGACTCGCCTGCCATTGGATAGATGAACATCAGATTGGTCTGATCCCGCCGCCTTACGCCGTATCAGAATATGAAATCTGTTCGGAGATCAGCATCGGTGACGGCTTTAATGCCCTGCCTGCTGCGCAATGGCAACAATGGCTGGAGAAATTCAGCAAGGAAGTATTGGCAGGATGTCAGTTATGA
- a CDS encoding PAS domain-containing hybrid sensor histidine kinase/response regulator has product MFSIWLLTILAIGYLALLFAVGFWGDRFHRAGAQRPVIYSLALGIHCTSWAFFGTTAQSATYGWAFTPTYMGSILLFAFGYPLLRRVIHFCQQQNVSSLADFIGTQYNKSHLIAAFVTLLCFVGVMPYTALQLDAVTTSVNLLADGEPQWPGGTSFYVALLMAIFAILFGTRSLSLTEKHPGLMLAIAFGSVVKLLAFILVGVFVCYMMFDGMLDLLGKVQLHEPARQVLASSSAPLVYISHMVLGFCSMFCLPRQFHINYVENNGEQELRTARWLFPLYLLAINLFVLPVALAGKILLPEANTDTYVLALPMLAEEPLVALVAFIGGLSAASSMIIVATLAMGIMIANNLITPLWLKLHFRPHQQQALRPKSLLNIRRLTVLLVIGLAYLYSQYLSQTAPLVNSGIIAMALLAQLAPALLFALYWKQASKTAAILATLAGCSGWVIWLLWPSIKASYYFESTPSDQAMSQGVLLSLGINLICFVLVSLMRGGYRQRLATEVNPQPVTPTIKISSLLAVTQKVLSPAQQQDLKSAIERANNMSYASGQLIQRVERELSAHVGNASARILLSAITEQQHVPLDELVGLVEEASQSYQFNYELLQSSVEHIEQGISVVDRHLKLLAWNQRYIELFDYPAGFVRAGLTVEELLRFNARRGMLGDIGDLDAEVQKRIGYIRQGSSYKYLRTQPDGRVIELQGNPMPGGGFVTTYSDITEYVKTQQALEEAKNTLEHRVAERTEQLQHTNQALEYAKLDAEKANESKTKFLAAASHDLMQPFNAATLFAGMISQKTQHTEVAELARGLQQSLNNAEELLGMLLDMTRLDAGVLRVHRQRFALRDILDPLVAEFRLLAAQKQLELKYCPTSMQVESDKKLLRRVLQNLVSNAIRYTTTGKILIGCRRQQGRIWIQVWDTGPGIAKEQQQEIFNEFHQLQQENKQGLGLGLTIVERISKLLGHPIRLHSELGKGTGFCVALPAYQQNKARTVTVAKSEQPDKTAFLSGHKVLLVDNEPQVLSAMAQLFEQWGAQTFCAASQQQALDVISEPPSLLVMDYHLDHGAIGTELAQVLYQQWRKKVPTILNSANYEESIREQAIEAGFSFLHKPVKAGALKRLIRKLLEI; this is encoded by the coding sequence ATGTTTAGTATCTGGTTGCTGACAATTCTGGCGATTGGCTATCTGGCCCTGCTCTTTGCTGTAGGCTTCTGGGGTGACCGCTTTCATCGTGCCGGTGCTCAAAGACCGGTGATTTACAGCCTGGCACTGGGAATACACTGTACTTCCTGGGCCTTTTTTGGCACTACCGCACAATCAGCTACCTATGGCTGGGCCTTTACGCCCACTTATATGGGCAGCATTCTGCTGTTTGCTTTTGGTTACCCGCTACTAAGAAGGGTTATCCATTTTTGCCAGCAACAAAATGTCAGTTCGCTGGCAGATTTTATTGGTACCCAGTACAACAAGTCTCATCTGATTGCCGCCTTTGTTACCCTGCTATGCTTTGTCGGCGTCATGCCCTACACTGCGCTGCAACTTGATGCTGTTACCACCAGTGTCAATCTGCTAGCCGATGGCGAGCCGCAGTGGCCGGGCGGAACCAGCTTTTATGTAGCCCTGCTGATGGCAATTTTTGCCATCTTGTTCGGCACCCGCAGCCTCAGCCTCACCGAAAAACACCCGGGATTAATGCTGGCCATCGCCTTTGGCTCGGTGGTCAAACTACTGGCCTTTATTCTGGTCGGGGTGTTTGTCTGCTATATGATGTTTGACGGCATGCTGGATCTGTTGGGTAAAGTGCAATTGCATGAGCCCGCCCGTCAGGTGCTGGCCAGCAGTTCCGCCCCACTGGTGTATATCAGCCATATGGTGCTGGGTTTTTGTTCCATGTTTTGTCTGCCCCGTCAGTTTCATATCAACTACGTGGAGAATAACGGCGAGCAGGAACTGCGCACCGCCCGCTGGCTGTTTCCGCTCTATCTGCTGGCAATCAATTTATTTGTGCTGCCGGTGGCCCTGGCGGGCAAGATACTGCTGCCAGAGGCCAACACCGATACTTATGTGCTGGCCCTGCCGATGCTGGCTGAGGAGCCGCTGGTCGCTTTGGTTGCCTTTATCGGTGGCTTATCTGCGGCTTCCAGCATGATCATTGTCGCCACCCTGGCCATGGGCATCATGATTGCTAATAATCTGATTACGCCACTTTGGCTGAAACTGCATTTTCGTCCTCACCAGCAACAGGCTCTGAGGCCGAAAAGCCTGCTTAATATCCGCCGTCTGACCGTGCTGCTGGTGATTGGCCTGGCCTATCTGTATTCCCAGTATCTGAGTCAGACCGCCCCTCTGGTCAACAGCGGCATTATTGCCATGGCGTTGCTGGCACAGCTGGCACCGGCTTTGTTGTTTGCGCTTTACTGGAAGCAGGCCAGCAAAACGGCGGCGATTCTGGCAACCCTGGCAGGTTGCAGTGGCTGGGTCATCTGGCTGCTGTGGCCGAGTATAAAAGCCAGTTATTATTTCGAATCCACCCCCAGCGACCAGGCTATGAGTCAGGGCGTGCTGCTGAGCCTGGGCATTAATCTTATCTGTTTTGTGCTGGTGAGCCTGATGCGCGGCGGCTACCGGCAACGACTCGCCACTGAAGTTAATCCGCAGCCGGTTACACCGACCATTAAGATTTCTTCTTTGCTGGCGGTCACCCAAAAAGTGCTGTCACCGGCACAGCAGCAGGACCTTAAGTCGGCAATTGAACGGGCCAATAATATGAGCTATGCCAGTGGTCAGTTGATCCAGCGGGTTGAGCGCGAGCTGTCCGCCCATGTGGGCAATGCCAGTGCCCGGATCCTGCTCTCTGCCATTACCGAACAGCAACATGTGCCGCTGGACGAGCTGGTGGGGCTGGTGGAAGAAGCCAGCCAGAGCTACCAGTTTAACTATGAGCTTTTGCAATCCTCTGTTGAGCATATTGAACAGGGGATCAGCGTGGTTGATCGCCATCTTAAATTACTGGCCTGGAATCAGCGTTATATAGAGCTGTTTGATTATCCGGCCGGTTTTGTGCGGGCGGGGCTGACGGTGGAAGAATTACTCAGGTTTAATGCCAGGCGGGGCATGCTCGGTGATATCGGCGATCTTGACGCCGAGGTACAAAAGCGTATTGGCTATATTCGCCAGGGCAGCAGCTACAAATACCTGCGCACACAACCAGATGGCAGAGTCATTGAGCTACAGGGTAACCCCATGCCCGGGGGCGGTTTTGTCACCACCTACAGTGATATCACCGAATATGTGAAAACCCAGCAGGCCCTCGAGGAAGCGAAAAACACCCTGGAGCACCGGGTAGCCGAGCGCACCGAGCAATTGCAGCATACCAATCAGGCTCTGGAATACGCCAAACTCGACGCTGAAAAAGCCAACGAGAGCAAGACCAAATTTCTGGCTGCCGCCAGCCATGATCTGATGCAACCCTTTAATGCCGCCACCTTGTTTGCCGGTATGATCAGCCAGAAAACCCAGCACACTGAGGTGGCAGAGCTGGCCAGGGGGCTGCAGCAGTCACTGAATAACGCCGAAGAGTTGCTGGGCATGTTGCTGGATATGACCCGCCTCGATGCCGGCGTGCTGAGAGTACACCGCCAGCGCTTTGCCTTAAGGGATATTCTCGATCCGCTGGTGGCAGAATTTCGTCTGCTGGCCGCCCAAAAGCAGCTTGAGCTGAAATATTGTCCCACATCGATGCAGGTTGAGTCAGACAAAAAACTGCTCAGGCGGGTATTGCAGAATCTGGTCTCCAACGCCATCCGCTACACCACAACAGGCAAGATTCTGATCGGCTGCAGACGGCAACAAGGCCGAATTTGGATCCAGGTATGGGACACCGGCCCTGGCATTGCCAAAGAGCAGCAGCAGGAAATCTTCAACGAATTTCATCAGCTGCAACAGGAAAATAAACAGGGCCTGGGTCTTGGCCTGACCATAGTAGAGCGGATCAGCAAGCTGCTGGGCCACCCTATCCGCCTGCACTCAGAGCTTGGCAAGGGCACCGGGTTTTGTGTGGCCCTGCCCGCTTATCAGCAGAACAAGGCCAGGACGGTCACTGTGGCCAAATCAGAACAGCCCGACAAAACAGCTTTCTTAAGCGGCCACAAGGTATTGCTGGTAGATAACGAACCTCAGGTGTTATCCGCCATGGCGCAGTTATTTGAACAATGGGGGGCACAAACCTTCTGTGCCGCCAGTCAACAGCAGGCACTGGATGTCATCTCAGAACCCCCTTCGCTGCTGGTAATGGACTATCATCTGGATCACGGCGCCATTGGCACAGAACTGGCTCAGGTGCTGTATCAGCAGTGGAGGAAAAAGGTGCCTACCATACTCAACTCTGCCAATTATGAAGAGAGTATCAGAGAGCAGGCCATTGAGGCGGGTTTCAGCTTTTTACATAAACCGGTAAAGGCCGGTGCACTGAAACGACTGATCCGAAAGTTACTGGAGATTTAA
- a CDS encoding GntP family permease: MLSLLGLVGGLLLLIILTIRGMNLFIAAPLCALIVALTSGIPVFVGETNFVGAYMDGFSGFIAAWFFMFLLGSLFGKFMEDTGAADAVARWIISKLGMKHAVVAVVMACAILTYGGVSVFVVAFSVYPMALSLFKDADLPRRFIPAALAFGSVTFTMTSAGSPEIQNWIPIKYLSTSPFAAWEVSLVVAIFMASFGYWWLKRMIKKALDNGERFEHRDSDPAIPERDYPHPMTGIIPLLVVLVLSFSFHESLQQLALIVALGGGVLTLMAINFKHFHNLNGAISAGTTGALVAIGNTSAVVGFGTVAKSTEAFQVAVEIMTQLPGNELIGAAVAVSVIAGLTGSASGGQAIALPLIGPHYMDQGVDPEQLHRIVSISSGALDSLPHNGYVVTTIRAICGETHQRAYWAVGALTVVVPLIGLAMAVALFNWF, translated from the coding sequence ATGTTGAGTTTATTGGGTCTGGTTGGCGGACTGCTGTTACTCATTATCTTGACCATCAGGGGTATGAACCTCTTTATCGCGGCGCCATTATGCGCCCTGATCGTTGCTCTCACCAGTGGTATCCCTGTTTTTGTCGGTGAAACCAATTTTGTTGGCGCCTATATGGACGGCTTCTCCGGCTTTATCGCCGCCTGGTTCTTTATGTTTTTGCTCGGCTCACTGTTTGGCAAATTTATGGAAGACACCGGCGCCGCTGATGCGGTAGCCCGCTGGATTATCAGCAAACTGGGTATGAAACACGCGGTAGTGGCAGTGGTAATGGCCTGCGCCATTCTCACCTACGGTGGCGTCAGCGTGTTTGTGGTGGCCTTTTCCGTCTACCCGATGGCACTGAGCCTGTTTAAGGATGCCGATCTGCCAAGGCGCTTTATTCCTGCCGCGCTGGCCTTTGGCTCAGTGACTTTCACCATGACCTCTGCCGGCTCGCCGGAAATTCAGAACTGGATCCCGATTAAATATCTTAGCACCTCGCCATTTGCAGCCTGGGAGGTATCTCTGGTGGTGGCAATTTTTATGGCTAGCTTCGGCTACTGGTGGCTCAAGCGCATGATCAAAAAAGCGCTGGATAACGGGGAGCGTTTTGAACACAGAGACAGCGACCCGGCCATCCCTGAACGGGATTACCCCCACCCCATGACAGGTATTATTCCGCTGTTAGTGGTACTGGTGTTGTCTTTCAGCTTTCATGAAAGCCTGCAACAACTGGCACTGATTGTAGCGCTGGGTGGCGGTGTGCTGACATTAATGGCGATCAACTTTAAACACTTTCACAACCTCAACGGTGCCATCAGCGCCGGTACCACAGGGGCGCTGGTAGCCATCGGTAACACCTCGGCGGTGGTGGGTTTTGGCACTGTAGCCAAATCCACAGAAGCCTTTCAGGTTGCAGTAGAGATAATGACCCAATTACCCGGAAATGAGCTGATCGGCGCTGCGGTGGCAGTCAGTGTGATTGCCGGTCTGACAGGTTCGGCATCGGGTGGCCAGGCCATCGCCCTGCCCCTGATTGGCCCACATTATATGGATCAGGGCGTGGATCCGGAACAGCTGCATCGCATTGTGTCCATTTCATCAGGTGCCCTGGACTCCCTGCCCCACAATGGTTATGTGGTCACCACTATCCGCGCCATTTGCGGTGAGACCCATCAGCGAGCCTACTGGGCCGTTGGTGCGCTGACTGTTGTGGTACCGCTGATTGGCCTTGCCATGGCGGTGGCTCTGTTTAACTGGTTCTGA
- a CDS encoding E22 family MetX-like putative esterase, whose protein sequence is MLILSGFNHAAADSLLTEKKRFELDQFTTFGGKTIRQVQVGWESYGELNADKSNVILITHFFSGNSHAAGKYHPDDTEAGYWDAIIGPGKAIDTEQYFVLSVDSLVNLGVHDPNVITTGPASINPDTGKPYALDFPVVTIRDFVNVQKALLESLGISKLHAVIGPSMGSLQAIEWASAYPDWVERMVSVIGSGYMDAWTVSALEHWATPIKLDANWNNGNYYDGEPPLKGMTASLALITQNAVHPDFINQVNPEHQPIETAALEDIGNSHQVVNWLNQLAAERAKIADANHILYLVRASQLYLAGQGSSLQQGLNSIQAKTLFLPADNDLILMPYLAKDTHQRLRSLGKNSQYHEISGPLGHLNGVRQIDQASTVLSDFLASE, encoded by the coding sequence ATGCTGATTCTGTCCGGGTTTAACCATGCAGCTGCTGACAGCCTGCTGACTGAAAAAAAACGTTTCGAACTTGACCAGTTTACCACCTTTGGCGGTAAGACCATCAGACAGGTTCAGGTGGGATGGGAAAGCTATGGTGAGCTGAATGCCGATAAGAGCAATGTGATCCTGATCACCCATTTTTTTTCCGGCAATTCTCATGCTGCCGGCAAATATCATCCGGATGACACCGAAGCCGGTTACTGGGATGCGATTATCGGTCCAGGTAAGGCCATCGATACCGAACAGTACTTTGTACTCAGTGTCGACTCACTGGTTAATCTGGGAGTACATGACCCGAATGTGATCACCACAGGCCCCGCCAGCATTAATCCGGATACCGGCAAGCCCTACGCTCTGGATTTCCCTGTGGTGACCATTCGTGATTTTGTGAATGTACAAAAAGCCCTGCTCGAATCTCTGGGTATCAGTAAGCTGCACGCAGTCATCGGCCCGTCCATGGGCTCACTGCAGGCCATTGAATGGGCAAGCGCTTACCCGGATTGGGTGGAACGTATGGTATCGGTGATTGGTTCGGGTTATATGGATGCCTGGACCGTATCGGCACTGGAGCACTGGGCCACCCCCATCAAACTGGATGCGAACTGGAATAATGGCAATTATTATGACGGCGAACCGCCTCTCAAAGGCATGACAGCGTCTTTAGCACTGATTACCCAAAATGCCGTACATCCGGATTTTATCAACCAGGTTAACCCAGAGCACCAGCCCATCGAGACCGCTGCGCTTGAAGATATTGGTAATTCTCATCAGGTGGTGAACTGGCTGAATCAACTGGCCGCAGAACGGGCAAAAATTGCCGATGCCAATCATATCCTGTATCTGGTGCGTGCCAGTCAGTTGTACCTGGCCGGACAGGGCTCGTCTCTGCAACAGGGGCTGAATAGTATTCAGGCCAAAACCCTGTTTCTGCCAGCTGATAATGATCTGATTCTGATGCCCTATCTGGCCAAAGACACACATCAACGTCTGCGCAGCCTGGGTAAAAACAGCCAGTATCATGAGATCAGCGGCCCCCTTGGCCATCTCAACGGTGTGCGTCAGATTGA
- a CDS encoding copper resistance protein NlpE N-terminal domain-containing protein translates to MPIQLLLILAVLLLGACATTDNNPVVKNTQSEQMQNADNAHTSRNALDWAGVYEGVLPCADCEGIQTRLMLSADGNYQLSETYLGEDSRAFQSKGEFEWLDDGLRIRLLGRTSAPGLYQVGENQLFHLDQDGQRISGELAAQYRLAKQIGSEIVGVKWQLTELMGQEIAINAQKPVYFTIGADMQVTGFAGCNRFFGKVTLEQGQRLAFDKMASTMMACPALQQEGKLLKALEMADNYSLHQRRLSLNKARMAPLARFTAH, encoded by the coding sequence ATGCCGATTCAACTGTTGCTGATCCTGGCCGTATTGTTACTTGGCGCCTGTGCCACAACGGATAACAACCCTGTAGTAAAGAACACGCAATCAGAGCAGATGCAAAATGCAGATAATGCCCATACCAGCCGCAACGCGCTGGACTGGGCTGGCGTTTATGAAGGCGTGCTGCCCTGCGCAGATTGCGAGGGTATTCAGACCCGCCTGATGCTCTCAGCCGATGGCAATTACCAGTTGAGTGAAACCTATTTAGGCGAAGACAGCCGCGCCTTTCAGTCTAAAGGTGAATTTGAATGGCTGGATGATGGCCTGCGTATCCGCCTTTTGGGCCGGACTTCAGCTCCGGGGCTCTATCAGGTAGGAGAAAACCAGCTGTTTCATCTCGATCAGGATGGTCAGCGCATCAGCGGTGAACTGGCCGCGCAATATCGTCTTGCTAAACAGATCGGTTCTGAGATTGTGGGGGTAAAATGGCAGCTTACAGAACTGATGGGGCAGGAGATAGCCATCAATGCACAAAAGCCCGTGTATTTTACTATCGGCGCTGATATGCAGGTAACCGGCTTTGCCGGATGTAACCGTTTTTTCGGCAAAGTAACGCTTGAGCAGGGCCAGCGGCTGGCCTTTGATAAAATGGCCTCCACCATGATGGCCTGCCCGGCATTGCAGCAGGAAGGCAAGCTGCTAAAAGCTCTGGAAATGGCCGATAATTACAGCCTGCATCAGAGAAGGCTATCTCTGAATAAAGCCCGGATGGCCCCGCTGGCGCGATTTACGGCTCACTAA
- a CDS encoding response regulator transcription factor — MSSQPRAIIADDHPLFRSAMKQAVQSTLGGNILETANLDDTLSLLQQHPAIELVFLDLNMPGNQGLTGLTTLHNAYPGVLVLIVSAEENPAVIRRAIDFGASGYIPKSASLDKIANAVNAVLDGEQWLPEEIEPLIQKEGSAQDQHFARKLESLTPHQFRVLKHLANGLLNKQIAYEMQVQETTIKQHVSAILRKLEVINRTQAGVMFKQFMEKPEHQSLS; from the coding sequence ATGAGTAGTCAGCCCAGAGCCATCATTGCCGATGATCACCCCTTATTTCGCAGCGCCATGAAACAGGCGGTGCAAAGTACCCTGGGTGGCAATATTCTGGAAACCGCGAACCTTGATGATACCCTCAGCCTGTTACAACAGCACCCGGCCATAGAGCTGGTGTTTCTGGATCTGAATATGCCCGGTAATCAGGGGCTCACCGGCCTCACCACCTTGCATAATGCCTATCCTGGGGTGTTGGTGTTGATTGTGTCTGCAGAGGAAAATCCGGCGGTGATCCGCCGTGCCATCGATTTTGGCGCCAGCGGTTATATTCCCAAGTCAGCTTCATTGGATAAGATTGCCAATGCTGTGAATGCAGTGCTGGACGGTGAGCAATGGTTACCGGAAGAAATCGAACCGCTGATCCAAAAAGAGGGCAGCGCACAGGATCAGCATTTTGCCCGTAAACTGGAGTCGCTGACGCCTCATCAGTTCAGGGTACTCAAGCATCTGGCCAACGGCCTGTTAAATAAACAGATTGCCTATGAAATGCAGGTGCAGGAAACCACCATTAAACAGCATGTGTCGGCGATATTACGTAAGCTTGAAGTGATCAACCGCACTCAGGCCGGCGTGATGTTTAAACAGTTTATGGAAAAACCCGAACATCAGAGTCTGTCATAA
- a CDS encoding TonB-dependent receptor produces MTMFTSHKTLCALAVSTALTSAMPVMAQEQQEQEEKKGGLERIEVTARKTVESIQEVPIALTSVGAIDIAERGISTVVELQQLSPNTTLQKSRGTNSTLTAFIRGVGQEDPLWGYEPGVGIYVDDIYMARPQGAVLDILNVERIEVLRGPQGSLYGKNTIGGAVKYVTKKMTGATELSVKGTVGTYSQKDLKIAGQIPLIEDTLFLGVSYANLNRDGFGEFLTSALPGQDRENYNKDVEAYRVTLEYNPTDDLFIRLNYDKTEDDSNAKGGYRLLPSLLTDAPVPDSKYDSYTSLPTWNRVENEGINLTVEWDINSEFAFKSITSKRESYSPTNIDFDNTSLQIFDVPAIYDDEQFTQEFQLNYVTDNLTMVSGLYYYTADSCGQFEAILGILGQSLGAPGLTREVRGCSNGDSIAAYAQGSYDITDKLSVTAGARYTKDEKEATVFNGLVFDNIYPESGWVPGYVRNEDVINASVLKVLDDKEDWSRFTPRLGFEYQATPDVMLYAAYAQGFKSGTFNPRASTPEPAANPEIVDSIEMGFKSDLGDYVRLNMTVFTLDHEDRQYISVIPDPDDSTVLNQRLGNIGQSSAKGLEMDLTVAATDNLEMYANLGYINAKFDEVRSFVDAENFIDISDRFSVTNTPKVNANVGFTYNMTSSYGDFVINGNYYYRTKYDLVELDNLLTQDEYGLLNLGVNWYSNDGQWTVGLHGKNLTNEEYLVGNYAFIARDPNNPGEFIPGLGGDNTLIGYYGDPRTVSLTVGYQF; encoded by the coding sequence ATGACCATGTTCACCTCACACAAGACCCTATGCGCATTGGCTGTATCCACCGCGCTTACCAGTGCTATGCCGGTTATGGCGCAGGAACAGCAAGAACAGGAAGAGAAGAAAGGCGGGCTGGAACGCATCGAGGTTACCGCCCGTAAGACCGTTGAAAGTATTCAGGAAGTGCCGATTGCACTGACTTCTGTTGGCGCTATTGATATCGCCGAGAGAGGGATTAGTACGGTTGTTGAATTGCAGCAACTGTCTCCCAATACCACATTGCAGAAAAGCCGTGGTACTAACTCGACGCTGACTGCCTTTATCCGCGGTGTGGGCCAGGAAGATCCACTGTGGGGCTATGAGCCAGGCGTAGGCATTTACGTAGATGATATCTATATGGCCCGTCCACAGGGTGCAGTACTGGATATCCTTAATGTTGAGCGCATCGAAGTACTGCGCGGCCCTCAGGGCTCACTGTATGGTAAAAATACCATCGGTGGTGCTGTGAAATATGTGACCAAGAAAATGACAGGTGCGACGGAGCTGTCGGTTAAAGGTACAGTGGGAACCTACTCGCAAAAAGATCTGAAGATCGCCGGTCAGATACCGCTGATTGAAGACACCCTTTTCCTGGGCGTGTCTTATGCCAACCTTAACCGCGATGGCTTTGGTGAGTTTCTTACCTCGGCGTTGCCTGGTCAGGATCGTGAAAACTACAACAAGGACGTTGAGGCGTATCGGGTAACTCTGGAATATAACCCGACTGACGATCTGTTTATCCGTCTGAACTATGATAAAACCGAAGATGACTCCAATGCCAAAGGAGGTTATCGCCTGTTGCCCAGTCTGCTGACTGACGCACCGGTGCCAGACAGCAAGTATGATTCCTACACCAGCCTGCCGACCTGGAACCGGGTGGAGAATGAAGGCATCAACCTGACCGTTGAGTGGGATATCAACAGCGAATTTGCATTTAAATCTATAACGTCAAAAAGAGAAAGTTACTCACCGACTAATATCGACTTCGATAATACCTCATTGCAGATTTTCGATGTGCCGGCCATCTACGATGATGAGCAGTTTACTCAGGAATTTCAGTTAAATTATGTGACTGATAACCTGACCATGGTTTCGGGCTTGTACTATTACACCGCCGATTCCTGTGGTCAGTTTGAGGCCATTCTGGGGATTCTCGGGCAGTCTCTTGGTGCGCCGGGTCTGACCCGTGAAGTACGCGGTTGCAGTAATGGTGACAGCATCGCGGCCTACGCCCAGGGCTCATACGATATTACCGATAAGCTCTCGGTTACTGCCGGTGCCCGTTACACCAAAGATGAAAAAGAAGCGACGGTCTTTAACGGTCTGGTGTTTGATAATATCTATCCTGAATCCGGTTGGGTGCCCGGATATGTGCGTAATGAAGACGTGATCAATGCCAGCGTGCTCAAAGTACTGGATGACAAAGAAGACTGGTCACGCTTTACGCCTCGCCTTGGCTTTGAATATCAGGCGACGCCTGATGTGATGCTTTATGCCGCTTACGCGCAGGGTTTTAAGTCGGGTACCTTTAACCCCCGAGCCTCAACACCGGAGCCAGCAGCCAACCCGGAAATTGTTGATTCCATTGAAATGGGCTTTAAGAGTGATCTGGGTGACTATGTTCGTTTAAATATGACCGTTTTCACTTTGGATCATGAAGATCGTCAGTATATCTCGGTGATACCTGATCCTGATGATTCCACTGTTCTGAACCAGCGCCTGGGTAATATTGGTCAATCCAGTGCCAAAGGCCTGGAAATGGATCTGACCGTTGCAGCAACAGATAACCTGGAGATGTACGCAAATCTCGGTTATATCAACGCCAAGTTTGATGAAGTTCGTTCCTTTGTGGATGCGGAGAACTTTATCGATATTTCTGATCGTTTCAGTGTTACCAATACACCTAAGGTGAATGCCAACGTCGGCTTTACCTATAACATGACTTCCTCTTATGGTGATTTTGTAATTAATGGTAACTACTACTATCGCACCAAGTATGATCTGGTGGAGCTGGATAACCTGCTGACTCAGGATGAATATGGCCTGCTTAACCTGGGTGTGAACTGGTACTCCAATGATGGTCAGTGGACAGTGGGCTTACATGGCAAGAACCTGACTAATGAGGAATATCTGGTCGGTAACTATGCCTTTATCGCCCGCGATCCTAACAACCCTGGTGAGTTCATCCCTGGATTAGGCGGTGATAATACGCTGATTGGTTACTATGGTGATCCCAGAACAGTCAGCCTCACGGTAGGCTATCAATTCTGA